The proteins below come from a single Azospirillum sp. B510 genomic window:
- a CDS encoding (2Fe-2S) ferredoxin domain-containing protein, translating to MPLDIPQTFRHHVFCCAQQRPPGHPRGSCAAKGAHPLWQRLDQKIQGQGLTDIGMAMTGCLGFCSAGPLMVVYPEGIWYRPETPEDIDEIVDSHLVNDTPVERLVMVLTR from the coding sequence ATGCCGCTCGACATTCCGCAGACCTTCCGCCACCATGTCTTCTGTTGTGCCCAGCAGCGCCCGCCCGGCCATCCGCGCGGCAGTTGCGCCGCCAAGGGCGCGCATCCGCTTTGGCAGCGGCTCGATCAGAAAATCCAGGGCCAGGGGTTGACTGACATCGGCATGGCGATGACGGGATGCCTCGGCTTCTGTTCCGCCGGGCCGCTGATGGTGGTCTATCCGGAAGGCATCTGGTACCGCCCGGAAACGCCGGAGGACATCGACGAGATCGTCGACTCGCATCTGGTCAACGACACGCCGGTCGAGCGGCTGGTGATGGTGCTGACGCGGTGA
- a CDS encoding purine-nucleoside phosphorylase produces MTAARAAADILHRAPGHRPRVGIVLGSGLGGIADRIADAVSIPYIDIAGFPIPSVSGHAGRLVVGRLGGVEVACMQGRVHAYEGNGFDALKTAVRALKLAGCDTLVLTAAVGSLRLEVGPGRLMAISDHLNLLGANPLTGPNDEAFGERFPSMTDAWDPELRALLKQVAAGLSIDLAEGVYAAYPGPSFETPAEVRMMRLLGADAVGMSTVPECIIARHCGLRVAGCAVVTNLGVGLGDGPVDHHQTLTAASAAAADLERLLVGFLERLHEKDGSRS; encoded by the coding sequence ATGACCGCTGCCCGCGCCGCCGCGGACATCCTTCACCGCGCCCCCGGCCACCGGCCGCGGGTCGGCATCGTGCTGGGCTCCGGCCTGGGCGGCATCGCCGACCGCATCGCCGATGCGGTCTCGATCCCCTACATCGACATCGCCGGCTTCCCGATCCCCAGCGTGTCCGGCCATGCCGGTCGGCTGGTGGTCGGCAGGCTCGGCGGGGTCGAGGTCGCCTGCATGCAGGGCCGCGTCCATGCCTATGAGGGCAACGGCTTCGACGCGCTGAAGACCGCGGTGCGGGCGCTGAAACTGGCCGGCTGCGACACGCTGGTCCTGACCGCCGCCGTCGGCTCCCTGCGGCTGGAGGTCGGCCCCGGCCGGCTGATGGCGATCAGCGACCATCTGAACCTGCTGGGCGCCAACCCGCTGACCGGCCCGAACGACGAGGCCTTCGGCGAGCGCTTCCCCAGCATGACCGACGCCTGGGATCCGGAGCTGCGCGCCCTGCTGAAACAGGTGGCCGCCGGGTTGTCCATCGATCTGGCGGAAGGCGTCTACGCCGCCTATCCCGGCCCGTCCTTCGAGACGCCGGCCGAGGTGCGGATGATGAGGCTGCTCGGCGCCGATGCCGTCGGCATGTCCACCGTGCCGGAATGCATCATCGCGCGCCATTGCGGCCTGCGGGTCGCCGGCTGCGCCGTCGTCACCAATCTGGGCGTCGGGCTCGGCGACGGGCCGGTCGACCATCACCAGACCCTGACCGCCGCATCGGCGGCAGCCGCCGACCTGGAAAGATTGCTGGTCGGCTTCCTGGAACGCCTGCACGAGAAGGACGGGTCCCGGTCATGA
- the cdd gene encoding cytidine deaminase: protein MPDTAELPQLIEAARAARENAHAPYSRFKVGAAILGDSGRIFAGCNVENAAYPQGQCAESSAIGAMVTAGDRRIRAIVVMGGEAGTEEICTPCGGCRQRIREFATPETPIHICDPAGLRRTFALETLLPESFGPTNLAF from the coding sequence ATGCCCGACACGGCAGAGCTGCCCCAATTGATCGAAGCGGCCCGCGCCGCCCGCGAGAACGCCCACGCCCCCTATTCCAGATTCAAGGTGGGTGCGGCCATCCTCGGCGACTCCGGCCGGATCTTCGCCGGCTGCAATGTGGAGAACGCCGCCTATCCGCAGGGTCAGTGCGCGGAATCGAGCGCCATCGGCGCCATGGTGACCGCCGGCGACCGCCGCATCCGCGCCATCGTCGTGATGGGCGGCGAAGCGGGGACGGAGGAGATCTGCACCCCCTGCGGCGGCTGCCGCCAGCGCATCCGCGAATTCGCCACGCCGGAAACCCCGATCCACATCTGCGACCCGGCCGGACTGCGGCGGACCTTCGCGCTTGAAACCCTGTTGCCCGAATCCTTCGGCCCCACCAATTTAGCCTTCTGA
- a CDS encoding ABC transporter permease, with protein sequence MEDALLLALQLLGATIRVATPLVLAAFAGMYCERAGVVDIGLEGKMLAGAFFSAAVASATLNPWLGLLAGIAAGVALAMVHGFACVTHNGNQVVSGMAINILVAGLAPTLAYAWFHQGGQTPLLPNQARIPAVQLPGVEALAGVPVLGPVYRELFDANNILIWVTLVLVIATHWVLYRSRFGLRLRAVGENPAAVDTAGLSVAKLRYQALLVTGVLTGMAGSYLSTGHGAGFVRDMTAGKGYLALAALIFGKWRPGPTLFACLLFAFTDAVQVRLQGVVLPGIGVIPVQFIQMLPYVLTVLLLAGFVGKAVAPKASGIPYVKER encoded by the coding sequence ATGGAGGACGCGCTGCTCCTGGCCCTGCAACTGCTGGGCGCCACCATCCGGGTGGCGACGCCGCTGGTGCTGGCCGCCTTCGCCGGCATGTATTGCGAGCGGGCCGGCGTGGTCGACATCGGGCTGGAGGGCAAGATGCTGGCCGGCGCCTTCTTCTCCGCCGCCGTCGCCTCGGCGACGTTGAACCCCTGGCTCGGGCTGCTGGCCGGCATCGCCGCCGGGGTGGCGCTGGCCATGGTCCATGGCTTCGCCTGCGTCACCCACAACGGCAATCAGGTGGTGTCGGGCATGGCGATCAACATCCTGGTCGCCGGGCTGGCGCCGACGCTGGCCTACGCCTGGTTCCACCAGGGCGGCCAGACCCCGCTCCTGCCCAACCAGGCGCGCATTCCGGCGGTCCAGCTGCCGGGCGTCGAGGCGCTGGCCGGCGTGCCGGTGCTGGGGCCGGTCTATCGTGAACTGTTCGACGCCAACAACATCCTGATCTGGGTGACGCTGGTCCTGGTGATCGCCACCCATTGGGTGCTCTACCGCTCGCGCTTCGGCCTGCGGCTGCGGGCGGTGGGCGAGAATCCGGCGGCGGTCGATACCGCCGGCCTGTCGGTGGCGAAACTGCGCTATCAGGCGCTGCTGGTCACCGGCGTGCTGACCGGCATGGCGGGGTCCTACCTGTCCACCGGCCACGGCGCCGGCTTCGTCCGCGACATGACCGCCGGCAAGGGCTATCTGGCGCTGGCGGCGCTGATCTTCGGCAAATGGCGGCCGGGGCCGACCCTATTCGCCTGCCTGCTGTTCGCCTTCACCGACGCGGTGCAGGTGCGGCTCCAGGGCGTGGTCCTGCCGGGCATCGGCGTCATCCCGGTGCAGTTCATCCAGATGCTGCCCTATGTGCTGACCGTCCTGCTGCTGGCCGGCTTCGTCGGCAAGGCCGTCGCCCCCAAGGCGAGCGGCATCCCCTATGTCAAGGAACGCTGA
- a CDS encoding ABC transporter permease: MLLSGSGKGQPGAVPGWVGYALLPVLNLVAAFVLSGLVILVIGENPVDVLSLLLSEALGYPEAIGYTLYYTTDFIFTGLAVAIAFHCGLFNIGGEGQAYLGGLGAGLVALALTGWPWPVVAVLAVLASALFGAAWAFIPAWLQAKRGSHIVITTIMFNFIAASIMTWLLVDVLIRPGSQSPETREFDPGVWLPSMDRALGWFGITIPASPLNLSFLWALACCLLFHVFLRRTRWGYELRTVGRNERAAVYAGISPSRNIIIAMLISGALAGFVGVNEILGVQHRVILNFTGGVGFVGIAVALMGRNHPVGIILAALLFGVLAQGGGQLSFEYPTINRELVMVIQGLVILFAGAMENLFKPQVEALFRRRGGAAADATTGGRG, encoded by the coding sequence GTGCTGCTGAGCGGGTCGGGAAAAGGACAGCCGGGCGCCGTGCCGGGCTGGGTCGGGTATGCGCTGTTGCCGGTTCTCAACCTCGTCGCGGCCTTCGTGCTGTCCGGGCTGGTGATCCTGGTGATCGGCGAGAATCCGGTGGACGTGCTGTCACTGCTGCTGTCGGAGGCCCTGGGCTATCCGGAAGCCATCGGCTATACCCTCTATTACACCACCGACTTCATCTTCACCGGGCTGGCCGTCGCCATCGCCTTTCATTGCGGGCTGTTCAACATCGGCGGCGAGGGGCAGGCCTATCTCGGCGGGCTCGGCGCCGGGCTGGTGGCGCTGGCGCTGACCGGCTGGCCCTGGCCGGTGGTGGCGGTGCTGGCGGTGCTGGCCTCGGCGCTGTTCGGCGCCGCCTGGGCCTTCATCCCGGCCTGGCTCCAGGCCAAGCGCGGCAGCCACATCGTCATCACGACGATCATGTTCAACTTCATCGCCGCCTCGATCATGACCTGGCTGCTGGTGGACGTGCTGATCCGCCCCGGCAGCCAGTCGCCGGAGACCCGCGAGTTCGATCCCGGCGTCTGGCTGCCGTCGATGGACCGGGCGCTGGGCTGGTTCGGAATCACCATCCCGGCCTCGCCGCTGAACCTGTCCTTCCTGTGGGCGCTGGCCTGCTGCCTGCTGTTCCATGTCTTCCTGCGCCGGACCCGCTGGGGCTACGAGCTGCGCACCGTCGGCCGCAACGAGCGGGCGGCGGTCTATGCCGGCATCTCGCCGTCGCGAAACATCATCATCGCCATGCTGATCTCCGGTGCCTTGGCCGGCTTCGTCGGGGTGAACGAGATCCTGGGCGTCCAGCACCGGGTGATCCTGAACTTCACCGGCGGCGTCGGCTTCGTCGGCATCGCCGTGGCGCTGATGGGGCGCAACCACCCGGTCGGGATCATTCTGGCGGCCCTGCTGTTCGGTGTCCTGGCGCAGGGCGGCGGCCAGCTGTCCTTCGAATATCCCACGATCAACCGCGAGCTGGTGATGGTCATCCAAGGTCTGGTCATCCTGTTCGCCGGCGCCATGGAAAACCTGTTCAAACCGCAGGTGGAGGCGCTGTTCCGCCGCCGCGGCGGCGCCGCCGCGGACGCCACAACCGGGGGAAGGGGCTGA